The following are encoded together in the Malaya genurostris strain Urasoe2022 chromosome 3, Malgen_1.1, whole genome shotgun sequence genome:
- the LOC131433883 gene encoding uncharacterized protein LOC131433883, producing MSDESVSNSEQQDYTTPLQRTSVLTRRNLLEALTGSGVQVSKQEFSIAQQKNEQKAKMEQQKLDKLLDTLTDRRDLIMEKMMRIQASLAQETVHSIYYLNLQQETIRRCYDDYEKVHSEICGLVQKDMKDDLRVEYLNFERLHEKLYVNVQTLIAGVQRMELAPNMQNVGESNVSRPQAVNAVPHLQVPLPTFDGKLENWYSFKCMFQTIMNRYPSESPAIKLYHLKNSLIGSAAGKIDQDVINNNNYESAWKMLEDAYEDERLIIDTHIDALLDLPKVTKENGDELRKLVEVSTKHVDALKNRDFPVEGLSEMILVNIVSKHLDRESRKLWESSLSREELPSFGDLMEFVRERTDTSEKRSDSSHSSSSADPVPAENMANSEQRTVSCCTQTTMKQIFLSTAMVLVSGSGNVVTTCRALQDCCSESNVITEKLAAKLKIVPMELDPPIVICGLNNMKTTTNKLIQTKVSSRDGKYNTMLDFLVTPAITELPTGKFETQLWPLPPAIELADPTFNVPADIDMIIGAEVFYDVLKKGRMKLGVNLPMLAETVFGWVVSGPVKTSKQIGQKRICQMNITHEDVNRTLSRFWELETCYTTTMMTAAERAVEKHFHDTHIRGKDGRYIVRIPFNDLKGQLGDSFENARRRFGKLMVSFAKNPQRRGPYAQFMQEYEALGHMKKDSSSTTKLRVVFDASAASTSGVSLNDTQLVGPTVQSDLVTIILRFCTHQIVLTGDIPKMYRQVQVHEADRKFQRILWLNEMNQMTVFELATVTYGCSSAPYLATRVLMQLASDEAMNFPIASRVVKEDSYIDDFLTGGKTAAEVVDLFTQLKQMLSLGGFGIHKICSNSKEVLKNVPLELQETRMDFEKSNINDAIKTLGLIWHPDEDYFVFHVPPLESSNSRPTKRIVLSEIGRLFDPLGFLGPVITLAKLTMQDLWRLQLDWEDELPEDQMAIWLSFREQLVSVRNIKKKRCVIPCDVTRIELHGFCDASRRAYGACLYTRSEFKDGSISVQLVCSKSKVSPLKPVTIPKLELCAALVLAQLTQKTMKALNVHFDSVSLWSDSQIVLSCLKKSPMALNEFVCNRVANIVELTQNYQWYYFPDQLLENERWWRGSPELWQPGISVVSTIAVLKDEELPEIKVSKQVLISTERQPPFNFTRLSSFKRLQRAWAYVRRFITNARSKIRNTEPLSANELDEAARTIFKLVQRQAFPELQKQLKAKSIKRNEYAGLAPFLDSEDCIRVGGRLKNSCIPYEGRHQILLPHKHHVTDLVIRYLHERNFHVGRNALLSIVRHQLWPVRATSAIKRVVGRCYRCFKYKPKPLNQFMGDLPSYRVTPAEVFAKTGVDYAGPFMLKDSGRKPRVYKAYVAVFICMVVKAVHLELVTDLRAETFIGALQRFVSRRGLPSDVYSDNGTTFVGANHELAAWRDLFTSQQLKDKLSEYCSSNGITWHFIPPRSPHFGGIWEAGVKTMKYHLKRVVGETRLTYEEMATFLAECEAIMNSRPLIPLSDDPNDLQALTPSHFLIMRPSQAVPEPSYKEEKIGRLSRWQHVQLMREHLWKRWSADYLHTLQTRQKWKDGVVDIRVGALVLLRDDNAPPQQWKLGRITSTIPGKDGIVRVVSVKTATGEYDRAVTKISLLPVIEPDDSTGGE from the exons ATGAGTGACGAAAGTGTCAGTAACAGTGAACAACAAGATTATACTACACCGTTGCAAAGGACCAGTGTTCTTACTCGAAGGAATTTACTGGAAGCGTTGACGGGATCTGGAGTACAGGTATCGAAACAGGAATTTTCTATCGCACAGCAGAAAAACGAGCAGAAAGCAAAAATGgagcaacaaaaattggataagTTGCTAGATACCTTGACGGATCGTCGTGATCTAATAATGGAAAAGATGATGAGAATACAAGCATCCCTTGCACAAGAAACCGTTCACAGCATTTATTACCTTAATCTGCAACAGGAAACGATCCGACGGTGCTATGATGATTACGAAAAGGTTCATTCCGAGATTTGTGGTCTTGTCCAGAAGGACATGAAAGATGATCTGCGTGTCGAATATTTGAATTTCGAGCGACTCCATGAAAAACTATATGTGAACGTCCAGACTTTGATCGCAGGTGTTCAGCGAATGGAACTAGCACCTAATATGCAGAATGTTGGTGAATCAAATGTATCCCGACCGCAAGCAGTTAACGCAGTACCACATCTACAAGTACCTTTACCCACTTTCGACGGAAAGTTGGAAAACTGGTACTCGTTCAAATGTATGTTCCAGACGATTATGAATCGGTATCCCAGTGAATCACCAGCAATCAAACTCTACCATCTTAAAAACTCGCTGATTGGTAGTGCGGCAGGAAAAATCGACCAAGACGTGATCAATAACAACAACTATGAGTCGGCCTGGAAAATGCTAGAGGACGCTTATGAGGATGAACGTCTGATAATCGACACCCACATTGATGCGCTGTTGGATCTGCCGAAGGTGACGAAGGAAAATGGAGATGAATTGCGGAAACTGGTCGAAGTGTCTACGAAACATGTCGATGCGTTGAAAAATCGAGACTTCCCTGTAGAAGGTTTGTCAGAAATGATTCTGGTAAACATTGTCAGTAAGCATCTCGATCGAGAGTCGAGAAAATTGTGGGAATCGTCACTCAGCCGAGAAGAATTACCGTCTTTCGGTGatctgatggaattt GTTCGCGAGCGTACGGATACTTCTGAGAAGCGAAGTGACAGTAGTCACTCATCGAGTTCTGCTGATCCTGTTCCAGCCGAAAATATGGCCAATTCCGAACAACGCACGGTAAGCTGCTGTACACAAACAACGATGAAGCAAATCTTCCTGTCTACGGCGATGGTGCTTGTATCTGGTTCCGGTAATGTTGTGACAACTTGTCGAGCACTGCAGGATTGTTGTTCGGAGTCCAATGTTATCACCGAGAAGTTAGCAGCGAAGCTGAAAATAGTACCAATGGAGTTGGATCCACCGATAGTGATATGTGGTCTAAACAACATGAAAACGACGACGAATAAGTTGATACAAACGAAAGTTTCATCTCGTGATGGAAAATACAATACAATGCTGGATTTTTTGGTAACCCCTGCTATTACCGAGCTACCGACAGGAAAGTTCGAGACGCAGCTGTGGCCTCTGCCGCCTGCAATAGAACTAGCTGATCCGACGTTCAATGTACCAGCCGATATCGACATGATTATCGGTGCTGAAGTTTTTTATGACGTTCTCAAAAAGGGACGTATGAAGCTTGGAGTAAATTTACCTATGTTAGCAGAGACAGTTTTCGGATGGGTTGTGAGCGGACCTGTCAAAACAAGTAAGCAGATTGGTCAGAAACGTATTTGCCAAATGAACATCACTCATGAAGATGTAAATCGAACTCTCTCCCGATTCTGGGAACTTGAAACATGCTACACAACCACTATGATGACCGCAGCAGAGCGTGCTGTGGAAAAACACTTTCATGATACTCACATCCGTGGCAAGGATGGCCGCTATATTGTGAGGATTCCGtttaatgatctcaagggtcaACTAGGTGACTCCTTCGAGAATGCCAGGCGAAGATTTGGGAAGCTGATGGTCAGTTTCGCCAAAAATCCACAACGACGTGGACCATATGCACAGTTTATGCAAGAATATGAGGCCCTTGGCCATATGAAGAAA GATTCTAGCTCTACGACAAAGCTTAGAGTCGTGTTCGACGCTTCAGCGGCATCCACATCAGGTGTGTCCCTGAACGATACTCAGTTAGTAGGACCAACGGTACAGAGCGACCTGGTTACGATCATCTTGCGGTTCTGCACTCATCAGATAGTGTTGACCGGCGATATTCCGAAGATGTACCGTCAGGTACAAGTACATGAAGCTGACAGGAAGTTTCAGAGAATCTTATGGCTGAACGAGATGAACCAGATGACAGTTTTTGAGTTAGCGACAGTCACCTACGGCTGTTCAAGTGCTCCTTATCTTGCAACACGAGTACTCATGCAACTTGCATCAGATGAGGCGATGAACTTTCCAATAGCATCACGAGTGGTGAAAGAGGATAGTTATATTGATGACTTCCTGACGGGAGGAAAAACGGCTGCAGAGGTGGTTGATCTTTTTACGCAACTGAAGCAGATGCTGAGCCTCGGTGGTTTCGGTATTCACAAGATATGTTCTAACAGCAAGGAAGTTTTGAAGAATGTACCACTGGAACTACAGGAAACCAGGATGGATTTCGAGAAATCCAACATCAATGATGCGATCAAGACGTTAGGGCTGATTTGGCACCCCGACGAAGACTACTTCGTTTTCCATGTTCCACCGCTGGAAAGCAGTAATTCGAGACCGACGAAGAGAATAGTTCTTTCCGAAATTGGGCGATTATTCGATCCACTTGGCTTTCTAGGGCCAGTGATTACGTTGGCTAAATTAACGATGCAGGATCTATGGCGATTGCAACTTGACTGGGAGGACGAACTCCCTGAGGATCAGATGGCAATTTGGCTGTCATTTCGTGAACAGTTGGTATCAGTACGCAACATTAAGAAGAAGCGATGTGTCATTCCATGTGACGTCACACGAATCGAGCTACACGGCTTTTGTGACGCGTCGAGGCGCGCCTACGGTGCTTGCCTTTACACCCGAAGTGAATTCAAAGACGGATCGATTAGCGTTCAGCTTGTTTGCAGCAAATCAAAGGTTTCTCCACTGAAACCAGTAACTATACCGAAGCTTGAGCTCTGTGCTGCACTCGTGCTAGCTCAGCTTACCCAGAAGACGATGAAGGCATTAAATGTACACTTCGACAGTGTTTCTCTTTGGTCAGACTCGCAAATCGTTCTGAGCTGCCTGAAGAAATCTCCGATGGCATTAAATGAGTTTGTTTGCAATCGTGTTGCGAATATTGTTGAGCTTACGCAGAACTATCAATGGTACTAT TTTCCAGATCAACTACTGGAAAATGAACGTTGGTGGAGAGGGTCGCCAGAACTGTGGCAACCTGGCATTTCCGTAGTTTCTACAATAGCGGTACTTAAGGATGAAGAGCTACCGGAAATTAAAGTATCGAAGCAAGTTCTGATATCAACGGAGCGGCAACCGCCGTTCAATTTTACAAGGCTGAGCAGTTTCAAGCGTTTACAACGGGCGTGGGCGTACGTTCGGCGTTTCATTACCAATGCACGATCAAAGATTAGAAATACTGAACCCCTATCGGCGAACGAGTTAGATGAAGCTGCTCGGACTATTTTCAAGCTAGTCCAGAGACAAGCTTTTCCTGAGTTGCAGAAACAGTTGAAGGCGAAATCGATAAAACGAAATGAATATGCTGGTCTGGCACCATTCCTCGATTCCGAAGATTGTATTCGAGTCGGTGGACGTTTGAAGAATTCATGTATCCCTTACGAAGGAAGGCATCAGATCCTGTTGCCACACAAACATCATGTGACAGATCTGGTTATACGGTATCTACACGAGAGGAATTTCCATGTAGGGCGGAACGCACTCCTGTCTATCGTCAGGCATCAGTTGTGGCCAGTGAGGGCAACATCGGCTATCAAACGAGTAGTCGGTCGTTGTTATCGTTGTTTCAAATACAAACCTAAGCCGTTGAATCAGTTTATGGGGGATCTACCAAGTTACCGTGTAACACCCGCTGAAGTTTTTGCTAAAACTGGTGTCGACTATGCTGGGCCGTTCATGCTCAAGGATAGTGGAAGGAAGCCAAGAGTCTACAAAGCATATGTCGCTGTTTTTATTTGTATGGTTGTCAAGGCCGTACATCTAGAGCTAGTGACCGATCTTCGGGCTGAAACGTTCATTGGTGCGTTGCAGCGTTTTGTCAGTCGCCGCGGTCTTCCAAGTGATGTCTACTCCGATAATGGTACGACATTCGTAGGTGCTAATCACGAATTGGCAGCATGGCGAGATCTTTTCACTTCACAGCAGCTCAAGGACAAACTCAGCGAGTACTGCAGCTCCAATGGTATCACCTGGCACTTCATCCCTCCTAGAAGTCCTCACTTTGGAGGCATCTGGGAGGCTGGGGTGAAAACAATGAAGTATCACCTTAAGCGCGTCGTGGGAGAAACTCGACTAACCTACGAAGAAATGGCAACGTTTTTGGCTGAATGTGAAGCAATTATGAATTCTCGTCCGTTGATTCCATTATCGGACGATCCGAATGACCTGCAGGCGCTAACTCCATCACATTTTTTGATTATGAGGCCGAGCCAGGCTGTACCCGAACCATCGTATAAAGAGGAGAAGATAGGCCGTCTATCAAGGTGGCAACACGTGCAATTGATGAGGGAACATCTATGGAAGCGGTGGTCTGCAGACTACCTGCACACACTTCAAACGCGGCAGAAGTGGAAAGATGGCGTGGTGGACATCAGAGTAGGAGCTTTGGTGTTGCTGCGTGATGATAATGCACCTCCGCAGCAGTGGAAGTTGGGGCGCATAACATCGACGATTCCTGGCAAGGACGGTATTGTCCGGGTTGTGTCGGTCAAGACGGCGACCGGCGAATACGACAGAGCTGTAACTAAGATATCTCTGCTTCCGGTGATTGAACCTGACGATTCAACGGGGGGAGAATGA